The sequence CGGTCTTCGGACGGGGCGTCGGCCCGTCCCGGGATCCCGGGACGGATGTGCGATGTCCGGGGGTTCACCTGTGCGGTGGCTCGCGCCCGGCTGCACTTCCCGCGCCCAGGGACGGCAGCCGAGCGGTCTGCATGGCGTCAAGCGGGTCGGATCGTGTCGTCGAGCCAGTCGAAGATACGCGCTACGGCCAGGCGGAGGGCGCCCGGGTGGCAGTGGGCGTCGGCGCCTTCTTCCTCCGTGAACGTCAGGAGTGTCTTCGGTGCGGTGAGGTGCCGGTAGAGCTTGCGCGGATCGGATTCCTCGGAGGTGGAGTAGTACAGGTCGTCGGTCGCCTCGCACACCAGTACGGGGCAGGTGATGTTCTCGGCGCTCCCGTCCTTGAAGCTGTAGCGGGCGTACTCGGCGAGGAACTCCCGGTCGGTCGAGGTCCTCGTGACGTAGCGGCCGTGGTCGAAGGCCCAGCGCAGGATCGGGCTCCGCGCGCGGGCGTCGGCGATCACACGGTCCAGTTCCTCGTCCTGCTCGGCTGCCGCGCGCCGGACGGCTTCCTCGTGTGGCACCGGGAGGTGCGCGGTCAGGGCGGAGACGGCGTCGAAGACACCGTCGAGGGCCACGACGGCCGCCAGGCGCGGCTCGTAGGCGGCCGCGCGGGGCGCGAGGTAGCCGCCGAGGCTGACGCCGAGCAGCGCGACGCGGCCCGGATCGACGCCCGGGTCCCGGATGAGGAAGTCCAGGACGGGACCGACCACGTTCTCCCAGTCCGGCCGGAAGGCCAGCCTGTCCCGGTGGATGGCCGAGGGCTGCCCGGGGCCGTCGAACGTCAGGACGTTGTAGCCGCGTTCCTGTCCGCCCAGTGCGCCGAAGAAATGCAGTTCCTCGGCGGCGCCGTCGAAACCGTTGTGCATCACCAGCGTCGGCTTCGGGCCCGTGCCTGTCGCCCGGTAGAAGTAGCCGCGCAGCACGGTGTCCTCGTACGGGATCTCCACCGGTGTGACGTCGGGGAGTTGGGTGATGGCGTCGCGGAAGCAGGCGACGCCGCGCTTGTAGGCGTGGTCGATCCGCGGATCGTCGGGGTTGCCGTGGAGGAAGAACTCGGCCGCCCGGTAGTAGCTGGACGCGCGCAGTAGTCCGTCGCGCGCGCTGATGGGGTGGCCTCCGCGAGCCTCGGTCTCCAGGCGCTGGGCGGTGGCCAGCCAGGCGTCGTGCCAGCCGTCGTAGTCGCCGGGAGTGACGCGGGAGGTGGTGGCGATGACCTCGCCGACGTCCGAGCCTCCGTAGGCGGCCAGTCCGAGGTTGCGCAAGGTCTCGAACCAGAACGCCGGGTCGTCACGGAACATCAGCTGTTTCATGCCAACTCCCTCCCCGCGAAGGCGCGGAAGGATCCCGGGGGGCGCCCGGTGAGGCGCTGCACGGTGTCCGAGGTGCGGTCCTCGGCCCCGCCGGCGATGGCTCGGTCCATGCCGGCCAGCATGGTGGCGAACTCCAGCGGTATCTCGGCTGCCCAGCGGTCGCGCAGCTGTTCAAAGGTCAGGTGCCGGTGCACCACGGGCCGGCCGGTGACCTCGCTGATGATCGCGGCGACGTCGCCGTAGCTCAGCGTCTGCGGCCCGGTGAGGATCAGGTCGGTGTTGGGGGTCTGTTCGTCGGTCAGGGCGCATACGGCGACGGCGGCGATGTCCTGCGCGTCGATGAACCCGACGCGGCCGTCTCCCGAGGCCGTCAGGATGGCGCCGTCCTCACGGATGCTGCGCGCGTGGGGGGTGGAACCGGTGAAGTTCTGCATGAACCAGGAGGGCCTCAGCACCGCCCACTGCTCGAACAGGCCGGGCAGCGCCTCGTGGACCTGTCCCACCGCCGGACCGCCCGCCGGGATCGCCGATGAGCTGAGCAGCACCGCGCGGTGCACACCTGCCGTGCGGGCCCGGCGGAGGAAGGGCAGCATGGCCGCGGCCGGGTCGGAGGAGCCGATGGGCGGGATGAGGTAGACGCGGTCGACGCCGTCAAGGGCCTCGTCCCAGGTCGAGGGTTTGTTCCAGTCGAAGCGGACAGGCTCCGCACCCTCCACCGGTGTGGCGCTCCGGCCCGCGGCCTTGACGCGGTAGCCCTTGGCGGTCAGTCCGGCGGTGACGCGGCGGCCGGTGGTGCCGGTGGCCCCGACGACGAGGGTGGCGCTCGTGGTGTTCATCAGTTCGCTCCTACGAAGTCGGCGCCGGGCTGTTGAACGGCGAGGGGGTTCCAGTAGTCGCGGTAGGAGGTGATGCGCCCGTCCTTGACCGTGACCACGGCGATGTAGGTCATGTTGAAGGGCCTGCCGGTCTCCACCAGGCGGCCGACCCCGCGCATTTCCACCACGACCGTCTCGGGGACGGTGGTCTGGTGGATCTTCACGTCGGGGAAGTCGTGGACGTCGACGTGATCGGGGTAATGGCGCATGTAGTCGGCGACGGCGGTCTTGCCTTCCAGTCGCTCGGGCCAGCCTTCGGGCGCGAAGGGGAACTCCAGGACGCCGTCGTCGTCCCACAGGTCGACCCAGGCGGGGATGTTCTTCTCCAGCAGCAGTTGCAGACCGTGGCGGTACAGCTCCGCAGGTGACATGGGCATGGTCATAGTCATGGCTTCCGTTCCGCTCGAAGATGCGGCATTCCTGGCCCCTCGGCTGTCGCCCCTCGTCGCGAGCCGGGTGATACCTCCGGTGGCGGAGGTTCCTCGCGACGGGCCACTTGAGAGAAATCCGGACCGTCGGTCCGCTTAGTTGAGATCATACGGACCGTCGGTCCGTTTTGCAAGTGTGAGCGCGGCCGGCACTCCGACCGGTCGTTCGGCGGCTCGCGAGACTCGGTCGTCGTCGCGCGACTGCCGTTCGAGTGACTGGAGTGGACGGCGGCAACGGTCACCGTCAGCCTTGGTGATCATCCGGCTCCAAGGCCGCCAGTCCGGATTCGTCACCTCCGCCGCCGTCATCGCGGTCCTGTCCGCACTGCTGTATGCCACGTTCAAACGCAAGGGCTGGCTCTGATCGACCCGGTGCCGGGCGCCGGCGCCCAGGCTCCGAAAGTAGGGAAATACCTGGTCACACCCGGCTTTTCGGGCCGGTGAGCGGAGTAGTGTGAAGAAACCGGGAGTTCTTCGCGTACCGGCTCCGCCGCGGGTGCCGTTTCCGGTGATCGACAATGCCGGGCCGCACCCACGAGCCCGGGGACAGGTCCGCGCCATGCCCGTGATCATTGACCGTACGACGTCGAGCAGGCGCGCGCCGGCGCAGCCGGCTCGGCTGTCCCTGACGCCCGCGCCGGGCGGGCTGGACGGCACGTGGTGGCCTCGTTCCCGTGCCCTCACCCGTGAGCTGCCCACCCTGACGGCCGCACTGGTCGAACATTGGGGCCGCATCACAGATGTCACCGTGCACCCGGCCTACTGGCCCGTCATCCCGCACTGGGTGTCCGTCGCCGGGCGTACCGTGCGGGTGGGCTGGTCCACCCAGGCCCAGGATCCGCACAGACTGACCTTCTTTTCCGTCGATGGTCGCCGGGACGTGCTGGTGATTCCGCCGGAAACCGGTGCGGATGCCGCCGCGCAGCTGATGGCGGGCGACGGCATCGATGCCCCGGCCCGGGAGGAAGCAGCGGACGGGATCGATGCCCGGATCAGGGAAGAAGCGTGGGAGACCGACGGCGGAGCAGGTCGTCCGTCGTCCCTGCCCCCTGGCCCATCGGCTCGACAGGGCCTTCGCCCCGCGGAGGTGAGAGAACCATGACTGTCATCGCCGTGGCCGTGCTGCTCCTTCTGATCGCCGTCGGAGTCGTTCTGATCCACCGGCTCAACGGTCAGCACGACGCGCGGATCGCTGCCTTCCACTACAGCGATCCTCTGCCGGGGATCGGGCGTCGGATCCGGAGGCGGCGTCGGTCGGCGGTGGACGCGACCGTTCCGATGCGCCCCACCCCGACGGCGACCGCGGATGACATCGACTTCGGCCCGACCGCGGGCGGTAGAGGAAGGCGCGTCATGGCGATATTGCGAGACCGGAGGACGTACCGCGAGAGGATCATGCAGGCTCTGTACCAAGCCGCCGAAGGCAATCGCCTCCTGGGTGTCGATGGGGCGAAGCTCCGCACCGACCTCGGCATCCCCGAGCAGGACATGGCCGCTGCCTGTATGTATCTGGCGGGCGAAGGCTGGGTCGTCGTGGACTGGGGGAGGGGCAATACACCCGCGATGATCACGCTGACGCACCAGGGGATCCGGCAGATGGAGACAGAAGAGGAAGGGCGTGGCTGACCCGCCGCGTCGGCTTCTCGGACCGAAGTGAACCTCCACAAGGATTGCTTATGCCGAATTGATCCCTTTGGCGTAACGTGGAAAGCGGGTCGGCGCACGCTCACGTGCAATGACCCGGAAGGGCGGCTCCGGCGGGTATACGCCGGAGCCGTTGCCTGTTTCCGTAACCGCGCCCGGCGGCGAGGCGCTCGCGGGAGCATCGTGCGGAGTACCGTGAGGTAGCAGGGCCGTATCGCGGTCACACGCCCTGCGGTCGCACTGCTCTCTACGGACGGGCGGACACCATGGCCGACTCCGACACCCCCGACCTCCCCAGGCTCCTGCCGGATGCCGTCCACCGGTCGGTGAAACCCGGGACGGCCCTGCTGAGGCTGGAGACGACACACGCACGCGAGGGAATCCTGGACGGCGCATGGTGGCCGCGGTCCCGGGACGTCGGTGCCGAACTCCCTTTGCTGATCTCCGCGTTGACCGAGCATCTCGGAACTGTCACCCGGGTCGGTCTGGACGGCAGCGCCTGGGACGAACTGCCGACCCGGGTGATGGTCGACGGCCGAGTCGTCCACATCGATTCCTTCCCGGTCGGTGACGACACCGTCCTCATCACCCGGGGCGACCGGGACCATTTCTCCCTGATGCTGGTCCCTCCGGACACGTCGCCCGACGCGGCACGCGCCGCGATGGCCAGGGCCGTACGGGCCGACAACGTCACCGAGGCCAAACAGATCCTCATCGATACGGGCAGCGACACGCCACCTGCGCCGGCCTGACACGTCCGTCGCGGATCGACCCCCGTCGGCCCGGACGCTGGATGCGGGCGAACTTCTCCGTCTGCTGGGCCTGGAGGGCGGTTACGGCGTCCGAGAGGGGGAAGAGCGGTGGCTCCTCGGTCGTGCGGCTCTCCATGTCGACACGGATCAGCGCTTCGAGATCGTCCTGGGCGTAGTCCCTGACCCGCCAACCCGTCATGATCAGCTCCGCGTGTTCGGCCGTACTCCCGTCATCAGCCGATGTCCGGAGCACGCGCGCGACAGGCGTCGGCCACGAGTCCTCCCTGGTGGCACGGATCGCTCGGGCCGTAGTCGGGTCACGCTGCGGTGCCGGGCACGCTGCCGGCCTGGCTGAGGGACTTGTCGGTGCGGCCGGTGTCGGCCGGTGGCGCTGCCGCGGCGGGTGCGGCGGCCGCGGTTTCCCGGGCGAGGAAGGAGCCGAGTTCGCCGATCGTGCTCATGAGGGGAGCTGGGAAGACGACGGTGGTGTTCTGGTCGACACCGATCTCCACCAGGCTTTGGAGATTGCGCAGTTGAAGCGCCAGGGGGTGGGCCATCATGGTGTCCGAGGCGTCGCCGAGCGCGGCTGCGGCCAGGGACTCGCCCTCCGCGTTGATGATCTTCGCTCGCTTCTCCCGCTCGGCCTCGGCCTGGCGGGCCATGGCGCGTTTCATGGTGTCGGGCAGCTGGATGTCCTTGAGTTCGACCAGCGTGACCTGCACACCCCAGTCGACGGTGGTGACGTCGAGGATCTGGCGGATGTCCAGGTTGATACGGTCCGTCTCCGACAGCGTCTCGTCGAGCGTGTGCCGGCCGACGACCTTCCGCAGGGTGGTCTGGGCGATCTGGTTGATCGCCGCGTTGACGTTCTCCACGGCGACGACCGACTTCACGGCGTCGACAACCCGGAAGTAGGCGACCGCCGACACGTCCACGCTCACGTTGTCCCGGGTGATGATGCCCTGGGACTGGATCGGCATGGTGACGACCCGCAGGGACACCCGGTGCAGGGCGTCGACGAACGGGATGATGAACCGCAGCCCCGGGGAGCGTGTTCCGACGAGCCGGCCGAAGCGGAACAGCACTCCTTTCTCGTACTGCTTGACGACCTTCACGGACAGGGCGAGGGCCAGGACGGCCAGGAGGCCGATCACGACGATGAGAACGATCAGGGCTTGCATGTGCTGCTCCTCGGGACGAGGACCACGTGGGGCGGGAACTCGCCGGTCGAGACCCCTGCAAGTGCCTGCGTCGGTTCGTGAGGCAGGGCCGAAACCCGTCGGTACGGGCCGCGCAGACGGTCGGTGCGTGGGGCCGGGGACATCGCCTCGTCCCCCGTGGTGAGCGGTGTGGCCACGGCCCCCGACGTGGTGGTCACGTCGTACGCCGACGGTCGGCGACTTGGACAGTGGCGGTCCCGCAGGGGGTTGTGCCGCGGCGCGAGCCGCCGGGTGGCGCGCGACTGTAGCGGTGCACGGCGATCCTTTCCGCGTGCTCGATGTACTCGATGGCGAGCCGGTGGATCACGAATGCCGCTGCCGCGATGAGGACCAGGAAGGCCATGGTCGTGGCGGCTGTCTCACGTGCCGTTGATCAGGCGACTGGCGCGTTCGGTCCGTGCCGGAACGGCCGCAGGGGCGGGGCCGTCCTCGTACTTCCCTGCCCCGGCGATGAGATCGCTCGCGGTCAGTGGTGGGCCGTCGTAGTCGGACGCGGCTGACATCAGGCGGGCCGCCGACTCCGTCTCGGTCTCGGGCGGGATGACCAGCAGATCCCAGCGGCCGGTGTCGTAGGAGAGCAGCAGCAGCTTGTGCGGGTCGATCTCCGGGGTGAACCATCCGACCTTGACGACATGACCGCCCACGGGGATCTCGTGCGGGATGACCGGCCAGTACTTCGGGTTGACGGCGATGCGGGTGATGCGGCCCCACAGAGGGTCCAGCGCATCGGTCAGTGCGGGCAGCTCGCTCAGCAGGTCCCGGGAGCGGGGCCACCAGGCACCGTCCAGGAGGCCGCGCGACGGGCCGTCCGTCTTCAGCGCGAGACGCGCGGCCGGGGCTGCGACGGGCTCGTGGTGTGGCAGGAGTTGGTGCGAGGTCGCCGACATGGTGCGGACCCGTCTCCGGGCCGCCTTGGCGGCGACCCGGTTTTCATCTCTCGCCGAGAACGACCCGGTGTGGAAGCCGGTGTGCGAAATGCCCTCGGTGCTACCCACGGTACTCCGCACACGCCGGGGCGGTTGTGGAGACGCCGCCGCATTCCGTGAAACGGCTGTCGATACCGGCGGGAGTGGGCCGAGGGCGCCGGGGCACTTCGTATGCCGGCTCCCGGACCGGTCTCACGCGCGACGGCTCGCGTGCCCTGGCCCAGCACTCCTTGGCTGTGTTACGTGGGAGGTGTTCCTCGTGTTCCGTTCGGCCCGTCGCTCCCCATCAGTCCGCCGGGCCTCGGCGAGGAGTATCCTGGTGATTACCGAGAGTATCTCGTACACCGGCTTCCATGCCGGGTCGTTCTCGGCAATTCATGACAACCGGGCCGGCCGTGACCGGCCCGGGGTTGGGTCCCCGCCATGACCGCGACCATTCCGTTCACACCCGCAGTCGGAGACCGGGCCCCTTCTTCGTCACCGCTCCGACTCACGCTGGCGCCGGCCGGCGCCCCTCCGGCCCTGATCGACGGTGCCTGGTGGCCCCGTTCGCGCAACCTGACGGAGCAGCTCCCGGCGCTCGTCGAATGTATCGACCCGCTGTGGGGGCGGATCACCCGGGTAGCGGTGAGCCGCACGTTCTGGCCGGTCATCCCGGGAGAAGTGCCCGCGCACGGCCACATGGTGCGCGTCGGCTGGTCCAACGCCGGGCAAGACCCGCACAAGCTGTTGCTGCTGTCCCACACCTTCGGCCGCTGGGACCTGCTGGTGATCCCACCGGAGACAGACCCGGCCACCGCGGCCCGGCTCATGGCCACGGCCACCGACCCGTCGCGGAGCCTCACGGCGACCGGCCTGATCCAGGAGGCCGAACGTTTCCGGGCCGCGGCAGAGGCAACGGCCGACTCGGACTCGCTCCAGGAGGCGGTCTGGGACTCCGAAGGCGGACACGACGCCCGCCGTCCCGCCTCACGCACTCCTGACGGACCGGTCACCGGTCAAGCGCCCACCGCGGCAGTAGGAGTGTGAGAGATATGGACACCTTCGTGACGGTGAGTGTGCTCCTCGCGGTGATCGTCTTTGGTGTGATCGTGATTCGGCTGTTCATCGCGAGCCACGATGATCGCTTGGAGACCCTGACATCCGGCCGTACCCGGCGGTGGCGGTTCTCGCCATGGCACCGCACAGAGAAGTGAACCCGCTCCAAGGAGGATCGCGGAGCCGGCTCCGCCGGTAGGACGTTCGGGAACAGCGGCGGGAGGGGAACGTTCAGTGTGCCGTCGGCCATGTCCATGGCCATGGTGGTGCGGCTGCCGGCTCACTCCAGGAGGGCGCGGTGGTCGGTGGCGCTCCCGCGCCATCCGATCAACAGGAGCGTCGCATCGTCCGTCGTGATCCCGCCCCGCGGTCGCGGTCCAGCACCTCGCCATCTACGGGCGGACGGGCCGTCTCGACATCTCCGCACCGAACACGAGGCGTTCGCGCCGACAGGACTCAGGGACCTCCGCCGCCTGCGTGCAGCAGCCGATGAGCAGGACGGTCCCGCATGTCAGCGGCATCCACTAGCCGCCGCCGGGTTCCTCCGTGCCGATGACGAGGGCTTCGGTGATCTCGGGGAGGCGTTCGACGATGTCGTGGATGTCGGCGCTGCCCAGGCGCACGCCGTTGCGGTTGAGGGTGGCGTCGGAGCGGCCGTGGACGATCACCGAGCCGTGGGAGGTGAGGGTGATCCAGTCGCCGTGCCGCCGCACGCCCGGGCAGGCGCCGAAGTAGGTGTCGCGGTAGCGGTTGCCGTCGGGGTCGTTCCAGAAGTACAGCGGCATGGAGGGCATGGGCCGGGTGACGACCAGTTCGCCGACCTGGTCGGCGACCGGGCGTCCCGCGACGTCGTACGCCGCCAGCGCCACGCCCAGGTTGGGGGCGGACAGCTCGCCGGCCCAGACGGGGGTCGTGGGGGCGCTGCCGGCGAAGGCGGAGACGACATCCGTGCCGCCGCTGGTGGAGGCCGGCTGGATTCCAGCCCACGTGGTCGCGGACCCAGGGATAGGCGGAGGCAGGGAGGGTGGAGCCGGTGCCGCCGATGGCGCGGACGGCCGACAGGTCGTGCACGGTGGATTCGATGCCCCGTTCGGCCATGGCCAGCAGGTACTGGGGGCT is a genomic window of Streptomyces griseochromogenes containing:
- a CDS encoding alpha/beta hydrolase family protein encodes the protein MKQLMFRDDPAFWFETLRNLGLAAYGGSDVGEVIATTSRVTPGDYDGWHDAWLATAQRLETEARGGHPISARDGLLRASSYYRAAEFFLHGNPDDPRIDHAYKRGVACFRDAITQLPDVTPVEIPYEDTVLRGYFYRATGTGPKPTLVMHNGFDGAAEELHFFGALGGQERGYNVLTFDGPGQPSAIHRDRLAFRPDWENVVGPVLDFLIRDPGVDPGRVALLGVSLGGYLAPRAAAYEPRLAAVVALDGVFDAVSALTAHLPVPHEEAVRRAAAEQDEELDRVIADARARSPILRWAFDHGRYVTRTSTDREFLAEYARYSFKDGSAENITCPVLVCEATDDLYYSTSEESDPRKLYRHLTAPKTLLTFTEEEGADAHCHPGALRLAVARIFDWLDDTIRPA
- a CDS encoding NmrA family NAD(P)-binding protein, encoding MNTTSATLVVGATGTTGRRVTAGLTAKGYRVKAAGRSATPVEGAEPVRFDWNKPSTWDEALDGVDRVYLIPPIGSSDPAAAMLPFLRRARTAGVHRAVLLSSSAIPAGGPAVGQVHEALPGLFEQWAVLRPSWFMQNFTGSTPHARSIREDGAILTASGDGRVGFIDAQDIAAVAVCALTDEQTPNTDLILTGPQTLSYGDVAAIISEVTGRPVVHRHLTFEQLRDRWAAEIPLEFATMLAGMDRAIAGGAEDRTSDTVQRLTGRPPGSFRAFAGRELA
- a CDS encoding nuclear transport factor 2 family protein; this encodes MTMPMSPAELYRHGLQLLLEKNIPAWVDLWDDDGVLEFPFAPEGWPERLEGKTAVADYMRHYPDHVDVHDFPDVKIHQTTVPETVVVEMRGVGRLVETGRPFNMTYIAVVTVKDGRITSYRDYWNPLAVQQPGADFVGAN
- a CDS encoding DUF5994 family protein, which codes for MPVIIDRTTSSRRAPAQPARLSLTPAPGGLDGTWWPRSRALTRELPTLTAALVEHWGRITDVTVHPAYWPVIPHWVSVAGRTVRVGWSTQAQDPHRLTFFSVDGRRDVLVIPPETGADAAAQLMAGDGIDAPAREEAADGIDARIREEAWETDGGAGRPSSLPPGPSARQGLRPAEVREP
- a CDS encoding DUF5994 family protein, whose translation is MADSDTPDLPRLLPDAVHRSVKPGTALLRLETTHAREGILDGAWWPRSRDVGAELPLLISALTEHLGTVTRVGLDGSAWDELPTRVMVDGRVVHIDSFPVGDDTVLITRGDRDHFSLMLVPPDTSPDAARAAMARAVRADNVTEAKQILIDTGSDTPPAPA
- a CDS encoding slipin family protein, whose amino-acid sequence is MQALIVLIVVIGLLAVLALALSVKVVKQYEKGVLFRFGRLVGTRSPGLRFIIPFVDALHRVSLRVVTMPIQSQGIITRDNVSVDVSAVAYFRVVDAVKSVVAVENVNAAINQIAQTTLRKVVGRHTLDETLSETDRINLDIRQILDVTTVDWGVQVTLVELKDIQLPDTMKRAMARQAEAEREKRAKIINAEGESLAAAALGDASDTMMAHPLALQLRNLQSLVEIGVDQNTTVVFPAPLMSTIGELGSFLARETAAAAPAAAAPPADTGRTDKSLSQAGSVPGTAA
- a CDS encoding DUF5994 family protein; its protein translation is MGSTEGISHTGFHTGSFSARDENRVAAKAARRRVRTMSATSHQLLPHHEPVAAPAARLALKTDGPSRGLLDGAWWPRSRDLLSELPALTDALDPLWGRITRIAVNPKYWPVIPHEIPVGGHVVKVGWFTPEIDPHKLLLLSYDTGRWDLLVIPPETETESAARLMSAASDYDGPPLTASDLIAGAGKYEDGPAPAAVPARTERASRLINGT
- a CDS encoding DUF5994 family protein; translation: MTATIPFTPAVGDRAPSSSPLRLTLAPAGAPPALIDGAWWPRSRNLTEQLPALVECIDPLWGRITRVAVSRTFWPVIPGEVPAHGHMVRVGWSNAGQDPHKLLLLSHTFGRWDLLVIPPETDPATAARLMATATDPSRSLTATGLIQEAERFRAAAEATADSDSLQEAVWDSEGGHDARRPASRTPDGPVTGQAPTAAVGV